A genome region from Carassius gibelio isolate Cgi1373 ecotype wild population from Czech Republic chromosome A23, carGib1.2-hapl.c, whole genome shotgun sequence includes the following:
- the pfn1 gene encoding profilin-1, with product MSWDSYITSLTKSEWVDDAVILGCTPGQESVWASAPGGWLNQVTAAEVKAIIASDRSTLFANGVTLAGRKCTVLRDALNVDGQNTMDIKMKTSEKEPDPFSFTIGRSHKAIIIAKGVKDAHGGKVNPPVFDMTAYLRKSNM from the exons ATGAGCTGGGACAGCTACATCACGAGCCTGACCAAGAGCGAGTGGGTGGATGATGCGGTCATCCTCGGGTGCACACCGGGTCAGGAGTCCGTCTGGGCGTCAGCACCGGGCGGCTGGCTCAACCAAGTCACG gcggcTGAGGTGAAGGCTATCATCGCCAGTGACCGCAGTACTCTGTTTGCCAATGGCGTGACTCTGGCCGGCAGGAAGTGCACGGTGCTGAGAGACGCTCTGAATGTGGACGGTCAGAACACCATGGACATCAAGATGAAGACCTCAGAGAAAGAGCCTGACCCCTTCTCCTTCACCATCGGCAGATCTCACAAAG ccaTTATCATTGCTAAAGGTGTAAAAGATGCTCACGGAGGCAAAGTCAATCCACCCGTCTTCGACATGACCGCATACCTCAGGAAATCGAACATGTGA